The Chryseolinea soli nucleotide sequence CGCACGTGTGGTAGTGCCTGCAATGGGAGTGCATGGGTCCAATGGAGTCGTTCACCTCCGTTTTTAATTCTTACTTCTTCAATAATGCAACAATCGAAGTCATTAACTTTTGCGACGTCGAATCGTGATTTTTCAGCTACGCTCAATAAGCGCGTAAACGAGTATTTTAAAAATCATAACATCAATCGTCATGCAAACGGCGAAATGGTGGTGAAGACCCTCGTTATGTTTGCCGCCTACTTTGTTCCCTACAGCCTGATCCTGGCCAACGTTGTGACGGGAAACATCGCCTTGCTCGCCTCGGTGGTGGTGATGAGTCTCGGTCTGGCAGGGATCGGCCTGTCCGTGATGCACGACGCCAATCACGGCGCCTATGCCAAAGAGAAATGGCTCAATGTGCTGATCGGATATTCTCTGAATTTGATCGGCGCCAACGCCTTCAACTGGAAGATGCAGCACAACGTATTGCATCACACCTACACCAACGTGCACGAGGAAGACGAAGACATCAGTCCGCGCGGAGCGCTGCGCATGACGCCACACACCGCCTGGAAAAAAGTGCACAAGTATCAATTCATCTACGCCTGGTTTCTTTATGGATTGATGACGATCGTTTGGCTTTTCTTTAAAGATTACGTCCGCATCGTTCGCTATCATCAATCGGGCCTCGCGAAAAAACAAAATGCCAACATCACCACCGAGTGGTTCATCCTGATCTTTAGCAAGCTTTTGTATATCACCTACATTTTTGTGCTGCCCGTGTTGTTCACACCCTTGTTGTGGTGGCAGATCATCATCGGCATTGTATTGATGCACTATATCGCCGGCTTTATCCTGGCCATCATCTTTCAGCCCGCGCACGTGATCGAAGGCACGGAATTCCCGTTGCCCGACGACACGAACATGCTGGAAAATAATTGGGCTGTGCACCAGCTCCTGACGACAACCAATTTTGGAAACAAAAGCCGTTGGTTCTCCTGGTATGTGGGAG carries:
- a CDS encoding fatty acid desaturase family protein, whose protein sequence is MQQSKSLTFATSNRDFSATLNKRVNEYFKNHNINRHANGEMVVKTLVMFAAYFVPYSLILANVVTGNIALLASVVVMSLGLAGIGLSVMHDANHGAYAKEKWLNVLIGYSLNLIGANAFNWKMQHNVLHHTYTNVHEEDEDISPRGALRMTPHTAWKKVHKYQFIYAWFLYGLMTIVWLFFKDYVRIVRYHQSGLAKKQNANITTEWFILIFSKLLYITYIFVLPVLFTPLLWWQIIIGIVLMHYIAGFILAIIFQPAHVIEGTEFPLPDDTNMLENNWAVHQLLTTTNFGNKSRWFSWYVGGLNFQIEHHLFPTICHVHYRKIAGIVKDTAAEFGLPYKSTRTFFQALVLHGRLLKQLGARPV